In Candidatus Equadaptatus faecalis, the DNA window GCAATGGAAACGGGCTTAAGAAAAACATTAAGCACAAAAAGCTGCTCGATTTTCAGGTTGCGGGACAGCACAGTCTGAAATTCTGCAAAACAACTCCCTACACAAGGGAAGTGAAAAAAATTCTCGGAAGCGCGGCTCTTAAAATCATTCCCGAAGAAATACGGGACAAAGACGGAATTGTACCGCAGCTTTCAATCTACAGGGACACAAAAAACAACAAAATCGTCATAAGCTGCAATGCCTTTGAACGCTCCGACATCATCACAACGGACGAAAACGGCAATCCCTGTTTTCTTCCCGACACAGAATTTTCCAATGCAAGATATTAAATACAGACAAGCGGAGGACTGAAACCAGTCCCCCGCTTTTGTTATTCTCATACGCTCCGGCGCGAATTGAGGTTTAAAACTCAAACGATATTAACGTGACAATTTCAGCGCTATTGTTTATGAAACACAAATAAGTATTCGTGAGCAATAAGCAGAAAATTATACTTAACGCTGTTTGTTTTCCAGTAGCCCGTTGCCTTGCAGTTGTGCTGCTGTTTGATAATAAGTTCTTTAAGTTTGAAACCGGCGTTTTCAAAAATTTTCATAACCTCAAACGACAACGGAACCATATGCCCGTTTTGGCGTGTGTCGCCCATAAGTATTGCGCAGTATTTTCCTTTTTTCAGCACACGATAGCTTTCACTCGCCACCTTACGCATTTCTTCCAAAAACTCTTTGACTTTCAAATGTGACATATCTTCTGCAATATCTTCGCTGTACTGAATAATATTTGCATACGGCGGATGCGTACAGATTAAATCTATGCTTTCGTCCAATATCGGCTTTAAATCTCTTGCGTCACCCTTTAATATCGTTACCTGCCCATTTGCACCTTCGCGTTCAAAATTTGTTTTTTCCCTGCAACGCTCTAAGGCTATATCATTAACGTCAATACCGATTATATTGCGATTGAGCAGTTTCGCTTCAACAAGTGTCGTTCCCCCACCAACAAATTGATCCAACACAAGATCATTTTCCTGTGAGTACCTTAAAAGTATATTTCTCGGTATGTACGGCGACCAGTTGCCGCGCCATTTTGCATCGTGTGTAGCCCACTTGCCGCGATCAGGAAAACTCCAAAC includes these proteins:
- a CDS encoding methyltransferase domain-containing protein; the encoded protein is VWSFPDRGKWATHDAKWRGNWSPYIPRNILLRYSQENDLVLDQFVGGGTTLVEAKLLNRNIIGIDVNDIALERCREKTNFEREGANGQVTILKGDARDLKPILDESIDLICTHPPYANIIQYSEDIAEDMSHLKVKEFLEEMRKVASESYRVLKKGKYCAILMGDTRQNGHMVPLSFEVMKIFENAGFKLKELIIKQQHNCKATGYWKTNSVKYNFLLIAHEYLFVFHKQ